A DNA window from Chryseobacterium scophthalmum contains the following coding sequences:
- a CDS encoding YchJ family protein: MNCPCCSGKTYEECCKPYHTGEKNAPTAEALMRSRFSAFAIPNGKYLMETTSPSKRQFHNTKDLQEWGEINEWTKLEIVNKPSMNKVEFKAYYTDENGEKQMHHELSTFKMIQNRWYYVSGEFID, translated from the coding sequence ATGAACTGTCCTTGCTGCTCCGGAAAAACATACGAAGAATGTTGCAAACCTTACCATACCGGAGAAAAAAATGCTCCAACTGCCGAAGCTTTGATGCGCTCAAGATTTTCTGCATTTGCCATTCCGAATGGAAAATACTTAATGGAAACGACTTCTCCCAGCAAAAGGCAATTCCACAATACAAAAGATTTGCAGGAATGGGGAGAAATCAATGAATGGACAAAACTTGAAATTGTAAATAAACCTTCAATGAATAAAGTAGAATTCAAGGCATATTACACCGATGAAAACGGCGAAAAACAAATGCATCACGAATTATCTACATTTAAAATGATTCAAAACAGATGGTATTATGTTTCGGGAGAATTTATAGACTAA
- a CDS encoding TlpA family protein disulfide reductase has translation MKKNIFFLLFGFFNVFSAQNGYEISIKTKGIAKDVMYLKIFNGTVSDSYAVDSAKISDKTPVAKFVQKQKVLGGIYKLELKSNKSALNILVNNGAKISFNLEGSELLGLMPEQEPNIGFLTFERQSGNIEKKLELLKAVQKKYPSPTLDLYTKLEEKRNIKLPENLEERKKLQASFLADIDLNERRIQILPNSYQFLFKYINILPIDNENYKIGVDRLLKGQNFDSKNYLFYLKWIFKNLEYYSQKGMNDAYKYTFNTYLNDMKCVNKNETFYKSIAAKLSALEAVPIGSTIANTEMQKLDKTMISLSDIYAKSKYTFVMFYDPECVHCQEETPGIATYIASLKNSGVDIQSVSYLNTPDDKKWATFVKEKGLESWINVKSKNNDRTYVEKLEISSNPNFLLLDSQGKVLLKKYNQQEIAKILMSAQ, from the coding sequence ATGAAAAAAAATATCTTCTTTTTACTTTTCGGATTTTTCAATGTATTCTCGGCGCAAAATGGTTATGAAATCAGCATCAAAACCAAAGGTATTGCGAAAGATGTAATGTATCTTAAAATATTTAACGGGACGGTTTCAGATTCTTATGCGGTAGATTCTGCAAAGATTAGTGACAAAACACCGGTTGCAAAATTTGTTCAAAAACAGAAAGTTTTAGGAGGAATCTATAAATTGGAACTAAAATCTAATAAATCTGCCTTAAATATTTTGGTCAACAATGGTGCGAAAATATCATTTAACCTAGAAGGAAGTGAACTTTTAGGACTTATGCCTGAACAGGAACCTAATATTGGTTTTCTCACTTTTGAAAGACAATCGGGAAACATCGAAAAAAAATTAGAGCTTTTAAAAGCTGTTCAAAAAAAATATCCGAGTCCTACGCTTGATCTTTATACCAAACTCGAAGAAAAAAGAAATATAAAACTTCCGGAAAATTTAGAAGAAAGGAAAAAATTACAGGCCAGTTTTCTTGCAGATATAGATCTTAATGAAAGACGAATTCAGATACTTCCGAACTCGTATCAGTTTTTGTTTAAATACATTAATATTCTTCCGATTGATAACGAAAACTATAAAATCGGCGTAGATCGACTTCTGAAAGGACAAAACTTTGATTCTAAAAATTATCTGTTTTATCTGAAATGGATTTTTAAAAATCTTGAATATTATAGTCAGAAAGGGATGAACGATGCTTATAAATATACGTTCAATACTTATTTGAATGATATGAAGTGCGTCAATAAAAATGAGACGTTTTACAAAAGTATTGCCGCAAAACTTTCTGCTTTGGAAGCTGTACCAATAGGAAGTACCATTGCAAATACCGAGATGCAAAAATTAGATAAAACAATGATAAGCCTTTCTGATATTTATGCGAAATCGAAATATACATTCGTCATGTTTTACGATCCGGAATGTGTGCATTGTCAGGAAGAAACGCCCGGAATTGCAACTTATATAGCAAGTCTTAAAAATTCTGGTGTAGATATCCAATCGGTTTCTTATCTTAATACACCCGATGATAAAAAATGGGCAACTTTTGTAAAAGAAAAAGGCTTGGAAAGCTGGATCAATGTGAAGAGTAAAAATAACGACCGCACTTATGTGGAAAAACTGGAAATCTCTTCTAACCCGAATTTTTTATTATTAGATTCTCAAGGGAAAGTTTTATTGAAAAAATATAACCAACAGGAAATTGCTAAAATTCTTATGTCGGCACAATAA
- a CDS encoding M3 family metallopeptidase: MKHISSALLISALAFNYSCTTMKTNDIKQEMPVPDASLSSNPFMKKSKLQYETPEFDKIKNEHFKPAFQFGLKQHDAEILKIANNSEAATFENTIVALEKSGEVLKRTTITFSNLTSANTNPTLQALDEEYAPIFAAHSDKMYLNENLYKRIKSITENSLDSESKRLLQFYKQNFEIAGANLSSADKEKLKQVNQELASLSTQYSNKLLEARKQGGVFFSDAKELDGLSTDEIEAAASDAKTAGQPGKYLLALQNTTQQPLLQNLTNRATREKLFKASWQRAEKGDANDTRETIEKLAKLRLKKAQILGKKSFAEWKLQDQMAKNPEAAVKLMNQVANPAVETAKREAKDIQDLIDQQKGGFKVEPWDWNFYAEQVRKAKFDLDENQIKPYFEITTVLEKGVFFAAEKFYGLTFKKRTDLPVYHPDVVTYEVFDHDGKSIAIYYLDFYTRDSKSGGAWMSNYVEQSYLLGTKPVIVNCYNYQKPAPGKPSLISYDDVSTIFHEFGHSIHGMFASQKYPSLSGTSVPRDFVEFPSQINEHWALDPVVLKNYALHYETKQPIPQALVDKIKKASTFNQGYMTTELVSAAALDMDWHSVTNESQLLPVLDFEKQSLNNHGFTLATVPPRYHTPYFAHIWGGGYSAGYYAYLWSETLDNDAWEWIKNNGGLTRENGDRFRKYILSVGNSVDLNQAFRDFTGHDPDIKPLLRNRGFIK; encoded by the coding sequence ATGAAACACATTTCATCAGCATTGTTAATTTCTGCTTTGGCATTCAATTACTCTTGTACCACAATGAAAACAAACGACATAAAACAGGAAATGCCTGTTCCTGATGCTTCGCTTTCTTCAAATCCTTTTATGAAGAAAAGCAAACTTCAGTATGAAACTCCCGAGTTTGATAAAATTAAAAACGAACATTTCAAACCAGCATTTCAATTTGGATTAAAACAGCACGATGCTGAAATTCTGAAAATCGCCAACAATAGCGAAGCGGCAACTTTTGAAAACACCATTGTTGCATTAGAAAAAAGTGGCGAAGTTCTAAAAAGAACCACAATTACATTTTCAAATCTTACAAGCGCAAATACCAATCCTACTTTGCAGGCTTTGGACGAAGAATATGCTCCGATATTTGCAGCTCATTCTGATAAAATGTACCTGAATGAAAATCTGTATAAAAGAATAAAATCGATCACAGAAAACAGTTTAGATTCTGAAAGCAAAAGATTACTGCAGTTTTACAAACAGAATTTTGAAATCGCAGGAGCTAATCTTTCTTCTGCTGACAAAGAAAAATTAAAGCAAGTAAATCAGGAATTGGCATCACTTTCTACTCAGTATTCCAACAAATTATTGGAAGCAAGAAAGCAAGGTGGCGTTTTCTTTTCTGATGCTAAAGAATTAGACGGACTTTCAACAGACGAAATTGAAGCTGCAGCAAGCGATGCAAAAACTGCAGGACAACCCGGAAAATATCTTTTAGCTTTACAAAACACTACTCAGCAACCTCTTTTGCAAAATCTTACCAACAGAGCAACAAGAGAAAAATTGTTCAAAGCATCTTGGCAAAGAGCTGAAAAAGGTGATGCCAATGACACGAGAGAAACAATTGAAAAATTAGCCAAATTAAGACTAAAAAAAGCTCAGATCTTAGGCAAAAAAAGTTTCGCAGAATGGAAATTGCAAGATCAAATGGCTAAAAACCCTGAAGCTGCAGTAAAGCTGATGAATCAAGTTGCAAATCCTGCGGTAGAAACAGCAAAACGTGAAGCAAAAGATATTCAAGATCTTATTGATCAGCAAAAAGGAGGTTTCAAAGTAGAACCTTGGGATTGGAATTTTTACGCTGAACAGGTAAGAAAAGCAAAATTTGATTTAGATGAAAACCAAATCAAGCCATATTTTGAAATTACAACCGTTTTGGAAAAAGGAGTTTTCTTCGCTGCCGAAAAATTTTATGGATTAACATTCAAAAAAAGAACAGATCTTCCTGTTTATCATCCTGATGTGGTAACTTATGAAGTTTTCGATCATGACGGAAAATCTATCGCAATCTATTATCTTGATTTCTACACAAGAGATTCTAAAAGCGGTGGAGCCTGGATGAGCAACTACGTTGAGCAATCGTATTTATTGGGAACAAAACCTGTGATTGTAAACTGTTATAATTATCAGAAACCGGCTCCGGGAAAACCTTCTTTAATCAGTTATGATGATGTTTCAACAATTTTCCATGAGTTTGGTCACTCTATCCACGGAATGTTTGCAAGCCAGAAATATCCTTCACTTTCAGGAACAAGTGTACCGAGAGATTTCGTAGAATTCCCATCTCAAATCAACGAACATTGGGCTTTAGATCCGGTAGTTTTGAAAAATTATGCTCTTCATTACGAAACAAAACAACCTATTCCACAAGCTTTGGTTGATAAAATTAAAAAAGCATCAACATTTAACCAAGGTTATATGACGACCGAATTGGTTTCTGCAGCAGCTTTGGATATGGATTGGCATTCTGTGACCAATGAAAGTCAATTGCTTCCGGTTTTAGATTTTGAAAAACAATCGTTAAATAATCACGGATTTACTTTAGCTACTGTTCCTCCGAGATATCATACTCCTTATTTTGCACACATTTGGGGCGGTGGTTATTCTGCAGGATATTACGCTTATTTATGGTCTGAAACTTTAGATAATGACGCATGGGAATGGATTAAAAATAATGGCGGTCTTACAAGAGAAAATGGTGACCGTTTCAGAAAATACATTCTTTCTGTAGGAAATTCTGTAGATCTTAATCAGGCATTTAGAGATTTCACAGGACACGATCCGGATATTAAGCCGTTGTTGAGAAACAGAGGTTTTATTAAATAA
- a CDS encoding head GIN domain-containing protein encodes MKYTAILLLSGLVIFTSCKKNENKEGKSTWLPDVTNKDHGSLKQKEFKGDFNEIEVSQAIEAEIIKSDVERVVISAPANIIDEVLVDNSGDELHIHYKTGVRVMNTNNVKAKIYAKDFKKLEANSAAIIIVRDQFTQEKTDVEISSAAHISGKLEANDLDIDAGSSATFKGQIWAVNLNIEASSAADVTISGKTKNANLTSSSGSGISAKDVVAENVKAEASSGASVEIGVSSKFEGHASSGGSVKGIKKGNVTTVTKEESSGGSVDIQ; translated from the coding sequence ATGAAATATACAGCAATTTTACTTCTTTCAGGATTAGTGATTTTCACTTCTTGCAAAAAAAATGAGAACAAAGAAGGCAAATCAACTTGGTTACCCGACGTTACTAATAAAGATCACGGATCTCTAAAACAAAAAGAATTTAAAGGTGATTTTAATGAAATTGAGGTTTCTCAGGCTATTGAAGCAGAGATTATTAAATCTGATGTTGAAAGAGTAGTGATTTCTGCACCTGCAAATATTATTGACGAAGTTTTGGTGGACAACAGTGGCGACGAACTTCATATTCACTACAAAACAGGAGTACGTGTAATGAATACCAATAATGTGAAAGCTAAAATTTATGCTAAAGATTTTAAAAAACTTGAAGCAAACTCTGCTGCCATCATTATTGTAAGAGATCAGTTCACTCAGGAGAAAACGGATGTTGAGATTTCAAGTGCAGCTCATATTTCAGGGAAACTTGAAGCCAACGATCTGGATATTGATGCAGGAAGCAGCGCTACTTTCAAAGGGCAAATCTGGGCGGTAAACCTTAATATTGAAGCTTCTTCTGCAGCAGATGTTACAATATCCGGAAAAACCAAAAATGCAAATCTTACTTCATCTTCAGGAAGCGGTATTTCTGCAAAGGATGTGGTTGCTGAAAATGTGAAAGCTGAAGCTTCAAGCGGAGCAAGTGTAGAAATCGGTGTTTCTTCAAAATTTGAAGGTCATGCATCTTCAGGCGGAAGTGTAAAAGGAATTAAAAAAGGAAATGTAACTACCGTAACCAAAGAAGAAAGCAGCGGTGGAAGTGTAGATATTCAATAA